In Gadus chalcogrammus isolate NIFS_2021 chromosome 13, NIFS_Gcha_1.0, whole genome shotgun sequence, the genomic stretch AATGTAAATCCACTAATCGCAACCCAGCCACGCACGTCATAAACTCTCTGGGTCGAGCCTCGGGGTCGACGATCGCCTTGGGAATCTTTTAATGTTTCCCATGTTGTGTCGTATTCACAATACAACAGATCAGTGCGTTCCACCCAGTAAGGTTCATTGTGTCCAGCATTCTCTTCCTTGTCGGTGGGTTCTCGGTTAGGTATCGACCTCGGATTCTCTTTTACGTCGGTGGTTTCTCGGTCAGGGATCGACTGCTGTTTCTCTCCGTCTTCAGTGGGTTCTTGGTCAGGGATCGACTCCTGATTCTGTCTGCCTTCGGTGGGTTCTCGGTCAGGAATCGACGACCTCTTATTCTCTTTTACGTTAGTGGTTTGTCGGTCAGGGAACAAAGTCGGATTCGGTTCGTCGCCGGtgggttttttctttttgggtttTAGGCACAGCAACAAACAATCCATAAGGCCAACCGAAGTATATGCGAAAATTATTTGAGGTCGACGACAAAACAGTTTGCAGTAGAAAGTAAACATATATCTTAAAAGGCGAAACGGGTAACCACCTGCACGAATTAGAAGATGCATTGTTTTAGCAAAACTAAACTAACTTTAAAATTCGATCAGTTCATGTTGCCTTCCCTTCTGATTGAGTATCAGCCCGAGGTTTCACTTTCGATTTTTGTCTATCAGGAAGTCACGGCTAAAGGCATAATTTCGGCCTACTTCTgtgccacacacgcacacgcacacgcgcacgagcacacgcacacacacacacccacacacacacacacacacacacacacacacacacacacacacacacacacacacacacacacacacacacacacacacacacacacacacacacacacacacacacacacacacactaacagagaTCGACGCCTGCCAGCAAGATCGTGTTTGAAAATGGCAAAAGCTAATTGGTGTATCTAATTTAAGTAATTTACATTTTGTTCAAAAGGTCTTCTCCGCTTTGCTAACTGAATTGTAAAAAAACACCTCCACATGTGTCATTGACACCACAAGTCAGCAGGAATGAACAATGTTTCCCAGAAGTGATGCCAGAGAGGAATAAAGTTACAGTTTCAAGCCCTTCAACTTGGAAGATAATTAACTGACGTTACATTAGCTTTCTCTCTTTGcgagaaatgtatttattttgaatctTTTGTTTTGATGCATTGAAACCCCACACTCAAAAGAAAGATTTCCGTCAAACCCTGGTCAGTCTTCCTCATGTCCTCCATCCTGGTTATCATTGTAGTTATAGGGTTCTACAAGCAAGCTGTTTGCTGGTCAATCCCTCATCTTATTTCCTATGGCAACACAGACCTAAAGCTATCAACGGCCATCATTGTGTCTTAATGTCTTCCTGTGTCGTTAAGAGGGACAGAGTGCATAATCTAACAGGCCATTAAAACTGCAGATAACGCTTCTGGGAGGACATTGTCTAGTCACCTGCTCCACATTAGTGGATTGGAACAAGATTCAAAGACTACAAAGTACACACACTTCCACCTTCAGGTGTTTATGGGGACACGCTTATAcacttgatgatgatgattccaCTTTGGTGAATGTTATCAGCCCAAAAATACATGCATGTAAACAATGATTATATCACTGTGGTGTGTCTCAACACAACTCCCTAATGCCCAGGTGCCAACAATTTCACATGAATATTAATAACATAAACTTGTACATCGTAATAATAAACACATGTGATTTATAACTGATAAATGGTTTATATCTCTAAGCAAACTTCACAAAAACctaaataaaaaaacgaatatAATTACCTGATCCAATCATTCCAGAATGTGGCAAGTAGGCCTATGTACAGTACAATATTTAAAATAGTTTTTAGGTATAATAATATGTATGATGGAATAaactgaaacactcacacaccattTGCACACTTGCACCATGTGCATGCGCTCACACTACCGCTCATAccaccaatgttttttttcttttggcttTGTGACTCGGTCTGACACTCGTCTTAACAAAGTGGCACACTATCAGCTTGAGGTGTGAGAAGGAGCACTGCACGCCGCGTCCTCGCGTGGCTCAAGTGCTTGCATGAGTGACAGACTTAAACACACAATTGATGACAATTGTTAAGCAGAGGGCTTAGATTTCAGCACACTGCCGCCGGTGTAATTCCAGAAGGCTATAAGGGCCTCCTGACGTCTACTAATGGCTCTCTATATATGCTGCCGGTGTCACAACGCCCACTGGGCCAGAGTACGGTGTCTTCGCACCAGCCTCCCTCCTCCGGTCCACCAGTGTCGCCAGGGGCGAGAATGAAGAGGCACGGCGCCAGGAGCCTCATTCTCATCCTATCCACCATTTCCTATTTGCTTGTAGGGGCAGCTGTGTTTGATGCGCTCGAGTCGGAAAGGGAGAGCACacgaaaaactgttttggagcAAAAGATGAAGGAAATCCGAGATAAGTACGCGTTCACTGAAGGAGACTTCCAGCAAATTGAAAGAGTGGTCGTTCAGTCTGAGCCACATCGAGCCGGGCGGCAGTGGAAATTCGCAGGCTCTTTTTATTTTGCCATCAGCGTTATCACAACCATTGGCGAGTAGTTCTCCGCCgttttcctttcttttcctGACTAACCAAACAGCAGCTTTCAGCAGTTCAAACATTTctgttcatgtgtgcatgtaGGCTTATCTTTGTGTGACTGCTACTCTTGCCTACTGTTTGTCTGACCCACTATTGAGTATTATTTTCTCTTTGAAGCTGGCAGCGTCGTTTAAAAAGTAATAGCAAACTACTACTGTGACTTCGTAGGTTACGGCCACACTGTTCCCTGTACAGATGCGGGCAAGGCATTCTGTATGATTTACGCTGTGTTGGGAATCCCTCTGACACTGGTCATGTTCCAGAGCCTGGGCGAGAGGATGAACACACTGGTGCGCAGCCTGCTTCGCCACGCCAAGCGCCTCCTGGGCCtgcgggaggtggaggtgtccaTGTGCAACATGGTGCTGGTGGGGCTGCTGTTCTGCAGCAGCACCCTGTGCGTGGGCGCCGCCGCCTTCTCCCACCTGGAGGGCTGGACCTTCTTCCACGCCTTCTACTACTGCTTCATCACGCTCACCACCATCGGCCTGGGGGACCTGGTGGCCCTGCAGGAAGGCGACGCCCTCCAGCGCCGGGCGCCCTACGTCACCTTCTGCTTCATGTACATCCTGGTGGGGCTCACCGTCATCGGGGCCGTCCTCAACCTGGTGGTCCTGCGCTTCCTGACGGTCAGCGCCGCCGAGACCCGGGCCGAGGAGCGGGAGCAGCGGCGGGCGGAGCGGGAGAGCGATGATGCAGAGCTGAAAGACAGCGCGGAGGGGGAGACCCTGGACAGCGGCCCACGTCACCTCCTGTCCCTGCCCGTGGAGGGGGGCAGCAGCCGCActaacctcctcccctccttctccaccgccCCTTCCTCAGAGGAGGGGGCCCCAGGCAACACAGTCGCTTCCTCCACCACCGACACCGCCCCCGGCAGGGGTGGCGGAGGTCTCCGCGCTCTGCTCTCCTGCATGCGCTGTTGCACGGACACGGACCCCGGGTCGGCTCCGTCTCGCGGACACCCGTTTGGTTGTCATAGCAACCCCATCTTCTACAACTCCATCTCCTACAGGGTGGAGCAGATTGCCACATCGTCTTCGGCCTTCggcaggggtggaggtggtggggcgGGGGGTCTCTACCTGGGCAAGAGAGGTCGGTACACCAGGAGAAAGTCTCTCTAGCTCCGGAGGGTTCGGACATATGTTGCTGTTAGTTTGGCCCACGTTGAAAGCTACATCACCAATCTGTTAAACGATCCCAGATACAAGTTATTCACTTGACACGTGTAGAATTATTCTTTGGATTGtccacataaaacaaagacataCATATATTTGTGATACTGTGCTATCTTGTTTTATTGAATTTAAGTCTATCAATTGTTTTGAATTCAGGTATATTCATAACTCTGAGAAGATAGGCCTGCCGTGTATATTTATTTGACCTTTAGGAGATGGATATAATaaatgacagacacacagtatgGGACTCCATCAGATAGGGTACGCTGAGCACACACATATAGGGTCTCAAATGGGAACCAAATGTTGCCACTGTATTGTAAAGATTGCTTACACTCGGCAATCATTGGTGGGTCCCCCTTCTAATAGGAAGTCACCCTCCACTGCTCTGCCCAGTTCCCTTAGTAACGCTTCTTTCCCCAAAGCCAGTGCAGTGGAAAGAACTGCTGTGTACACGCGGCTTCGGGACAGACGGGTGGATGGGGAGCGCTTAGTCAACCTCTATAGGAAGTGGAAGGGTCAAATGGTTGAATTCTAATGAATCAGAAAGATTTAAAAGTCAACGGTtatgtattttctattttacAATATTTGCAATTTCTCAATACGTGTTGCGGTGTGGAGaatcaaaatataataattttgTCACATACAAAGTATTTAAGACTTTTATCTGTTATTTTTTAGATGTATTGTAAAAATGTAACAGGAGTTTATACTGTACGAATACTAGACTGAATAAATATGACCAATGTAGCTTCATGTCATTTTAATGTGTTATTCCCAGCTATATCGCAAGGTGGCAGTATTTCTCTATGGAATAAGTCTGGCTGTGTGGACCATGGAACTTTAAAGAAAGCGTCGACAATCAACTGAAAAATGTGTAGACGGCAGAGCTGAAGTCTCATTTTTACTTCCAGATCCATTTCTTAAAACGGCAATGCTCCGTCCAATCGGTGCACTCTTACAAACCATTTAATATCttaagctgtgtgtttgtgtctgcatgcgtgcgtgtgtgcgcgcgcgcgcgcgtttgtgtctctgtgtttgtcctatTTCAACGTCCGTCTAGTTTGATCCTGGCACACTTttgcacccacgcacgcacgcacgcacacacacacacacacacacacacacacacacacacacacacacacacacacacacacacacacacacacacacacacacacacacacacacacacacacacacacacacacacacacgcgcgcactaACACAGGAAGAAAGGATACCTCATTGTGTATAATGCGCAGGCCTATGTAGCCATTGAAGATATaccatgtgcaatgacaataaagagaatTCTGATTCTAAAGATTGACATTTGTCAATTTAATAGAAAAGACAATATAGTCATAGCTCTGGGCCTAGGCTACATAACCTACAATCCGACCCTTCTCCTAAGTGTCAGCTATCCGTGTGGCTGTGACACTGGATGCATAATTCAGCActagcagactattatttattCACTACTGATTAATCACCAAATTTGTAAACCAGCAAAATGGTGTGGGCTCAACAGTTAGCTGCGTTTGTTTTGCGGGGGCATAATGAGAGCACTCCACTGAGTGATGAAAGCCATTATCTCATTTGAAAAAAAGCAATTTTaatttgaatttatttattctgttgtAATGCATGGCGTGCCCCTCGTCATATTCACGGCTGTCACCCGCTCCGGCACCGTCTGTCACAAAACAATCCGAGATGTCAACAACCGCCTGGTGAATCCCAAGGCTGTGTGAAATGATGGCACCGACACGTGTCGAATGTGCAGAATGAGCCTTTAAACACCGCTGTTGTTTTGATATCTCTTGATTGCTTCGGGCAGGGAAGCTAAGCTCAAAGCTCGGAATATTCCcgcgcgtctctctctctctctctctctctctctctctctctctctctctctctctctctctctctctctctctctctctctctctctctctctctctctctctctctctctctctctctctctctctctctctctctctctctctctctctctctctctctctctctctctctctctctctctctctctctctctctctctctctctctctctctctctctctctctctctctctctctctctctctctctctctctctctctatcaacaCGCTCCTCCAGGTGGCGCTCGCGATCTTTCCATCGGGGAAAAATATCAAGGGATCGACATCACGACTCTCTTGTCAATGGTTAGCGTTAGCGGTTGCAATCGCTGTAGCCAACAAGTCAACTAGCAATGAATTACAACTTCAAACGAATAACCGGATCAATCATCTTCCCCTTCATATATCCACTACTAATAAGTTACTTTTCGCAAAGTCCAGTCCTTACCTAGGCACGACGGCATGGTTTATCAGGCCACGTGACAGCCAAGAAACATTGCTAGTATCGTGATCATTGATAATAATCCAAAGTGATATGGCTGAGCTGTAATTGAGTgaggggagatgaggaagaACTCATAGGACATGAGCTGTTTAGGGAACATAGAGTTATCCAAAGATGTGTAAGGAGTGGGTTGGTTTCTTCCCTGGTTACCTCAGTCGCAGGACTGCATGTTCCTTCGTCTAGGATCAACAACATCAAGGTAAGTAACAAATGGTTATGGACCTTTTCCTATAGAGGACTTTATCCCAGTGAACGAGGAAGTTGGAACAGTGGCAACAGGCCCGGGTTCAGACGGCTCTGCTTAAGGGAGTTTGGGTATTCAGATAAAGGGTGAATCAGGTTTCTGTTCGCAATGCAGTGCGCTCTTCCAGCCTCATTTAAATGTTGAGTATGTGTATTctctatgtgtatatatgtcaaAGTAGAACATTATTGTATGTATCATAAACTATTAACATTAAAAGTAGGCATATCTAATACTATTGGTTGAATGTGATCGGTTTTTCAAGGCTACATTTAATAACCATGGCTAGGATGAGGGCTACATTTAACCCTTTCTTATATCctcaaaaataaagtaaaataattaTCGTAGACATTAAGTTTAAAAGAAGGGCTGGGAAAAAGGAGAAACGAAAAAACCCGGGACATCTTTGAAACTGTACAGGTCACCCTGGTATTCGCCTATTTCACCTTAGCAACCACCTACAGCATCCTAGTAACCGCCTCCACCATCCCAACAACACCCCAGAAATCTCCAAGTGGTGCCCCAGAATCCACCAATAGGTAACCACAATGAACTCATCAGGAACTGCTTTTTTGTTGAATGCAGCTCAGTACGTGTCTTATGGCCAAAGCTATTCTCAGCAGCTTCTGCGAAGTAGGAAACACAGAGATAATTATCTGCAATCTTTGTTATtttctagttattatttatatatatatatatatatatgtatgtgtgtgtgtgtatatatatatatatatatatatatatatatatatatatatatatatatattttttttttctttgggttTCACATGTTTAATtgagtttaatttattttgcatgatggCAATTGTTCACTCTTGTCAAATGCCTCTTCTAAATGTAATAAGAGCAAGTCTTTAAATTCTTTGTCGAAGCAATATCATTTAATCTCAGCCTTATGTAATGCAGCAGCTGAGCCCGTCTATTGATATCTGTAACCTAGTTTGCTTGAAATGTTCCCAGTGTTGTACACGAAAACTAAAGTTTTCTCACATATAGGTTACGTTTTGAATCTATTTAGTTACTCTCAAGCTCTTCCTCTTGTCCTTTTAACCCTCTTTTAGGACCATGTCAGAGGACAATCATCACAAATTCAATGAAGGCTGGTGGCAGAAGTGACGCAGTAGCTTTCTACTGGgcagtgtattttttttagtCAAATTTGTGTGCTTTCAATGTTGGATAATCTGTAAATGAGGAGAATTTTGATTTCATCATTGAAGCAGATGTGTAAGATTGCTTCAGCCTTTTAGCAGAAGCCTGGAGATTCTTGGGATGGTAAATCATGTTGTTTGGCTCAGAGTGCTTGGAACTGtgaaggaaatgtaaattacacaACTTGAAAGTGTCATATTTATTTAGATTGATTAAATGGGAATGGTTTCAGATGGAGAGCCAGAGAAAGCCGGGCCTTAATAGAAGTTCATTCATGGGGTAATTGCTCATTAGTTTTAATTTCCAGCCAATTAGCTGCTTGTGTCAAACAGTGGGAAGAGCCTGTTCTTGCCATGTGGATGTCTCCTCCAATCAGAAACACTGTTTTAAAGCTCCCGGGATAAAAACGGAGCACAATGATTGGCTTATACAAAGGCTCAATTAGCTTATTTAAGTAGTGCTGTTATTATCCCTCATCCAGTTAGCACTAAATGTAGTTTAATGTTGGAGTGCAACAGTACTATTGGCATCCATTAATAAAACCTCATACTTGATACAtatgtctatctctctcactctcacacaatcactctcactcactcacttcctCTAGATTCTCCATGGATTTCCTGCAATGGTTCTACAGCTGGAAAAATAGACAGGGCACTATTGTAGCTACTACTAAGCCCCATGGGAATTTGAATCAGCGATTTGCTTCTGGTTCTTTGTTAATGGCATACGCAATGCATGCTCAGGCACAATCAATTATTTAGCTGTCATTCTATAGTAGACGGAAACTTAAACACTTCATCCAACCCTGGATGAGACTTAATTGAGATGTGCAGGGCTTGTACATTGGTAGCATAGGAGCATTGGAGCATTGGAATGTTAGTTATTGTTCTGGtagtcatttttctttggtcattgTTAAGCATCGAGTCTGGAAATAATTTTTCCATTATGGGGTAACAATGTTGATCTGGATTTGAGAGTACTACaactctcttgagtcctctcaatatGGCAGACTTAACCTGacaaaaaaaatcccatgatgcattgtgatGGACAAGCCCTATTATGGAGCAAGTGGGGGAACCTATTTGCCGAACTGTGGCTTCAGCttcttctccctttctctctctctctcctggcttGAGCTGCAGACCTGGCCTTCTAATCACAGTATTATAGCATAGCCAGTCTCTCCTGAGAGAATCTGTGATGAGCCAATTTTAGCCGTTTCTTTAACAGGATTTATCTTTGTGTATTAAATTGTACCGTAGGGAAACTGTTTATTGCCGATACCTTTCATAGAATCTTGTGAACATGTTTTATTAAAGTGCCTCTATTTTACCACAAGGTGTGATATTGATTAGCTATTCTGAAGCCCAAAGCGCACGGCTGTGTCGGTACATAtgcaaaataatgtttttgaaTGTTTGTGTCCCAAATAGCCTTGAGTCCTATCTGAAGCAAGTGGAAAAGAACAACCCTGTTACATTCGTGCCTTGTGTGCTTTGTGCCAAAACAATATGATTCGGCTCTATTTAAACAATGTGACTATTGTTTGTTTGGACTGAAAATATGAAGCCAATTTTGCACTCTGTGTGCTCTGAGTGAAAGCCATTTCAATCTGTACCCTATAGTGACATCACACGTGGGATTGTTCAGATGGACCGATCAGCATACCCACTGGTAAACAGATCAAGGGATCTGATGTTGTAATTTGAAGTGTTTATCTTGACTCATTTTGGTAAAAGCTAAATCATATTCAACTCAGAAAACACAACCCAGTTAACTTAAAATGTTATCTTAGGAAAATGTCAGACCTTTTCAATTTGAGGATAATCTCGGGCTAAGCATTTTTGAGAGGAACACAATTGAAAGTAACCAACTAGCATGCATTATTTGTGTAAGGGTATACTCGTTGGAAATGGCCAGCGGTTGATTCCAAAACCAGCTCTTGTATTGTCAACCATTCTCTCTATGAGCCCATTGTGTTTTGCCACACTGGAATGTTCCATGAAGTTGCAGTTGTAGCAGAATTATAATGAATGAGATAAGGACAAGAAACGAGAATAGAAAGATAAGATTCAATGGACCTCAGTACAGTGCCATTAATAACAAATGCATCAAATTTTTCTGTTTTAAATTCTCCCAGCTATGAATAAAAAGGGTGCCTGTACAGAGATATGGAAGTTACATTTTTCccataaaaacataaaagagaAAGTAGTCACAGAAGTGTAAGCAGATTGACACAGGAGTGCTGCTCGTCTGTTGTTAATCTTGCTAAACGAGCAAAGAGACGGATCTTTGCTTGGACCATACGTACTAAATTATTCACCAGGCTACACTCTACACTGTTTGATTCCATTTATCTTATTATAACTGTCAATTGTCGCTTTTTTGCTTGACTGTGCACTCATTAGAAACGCATTGGgaatgggtgggtggggggaagtggtggagggggggggagtggagaaGCGAGGCGGGACAAGGGAAAAAAAGGCAAACTCTTGATGTTCCACTATCATTTTACAGTGCACTAATGTATGCCCTTATCCGCATGGTGACATTAAAGGGTGGTTTTTGGCTGTGATATAGATTTGCCAGAACAGGCAGAGTTCCGCGGCGCCCTCCCTGCAGACTGCCAGCCACCAGTGGGAGCACTATCTTCTGCTGTGGTACAAAACAGTTGCTTTGCATTCAAAGCAGCGCTCATCCACAGACATTTGATACAGCTCCGGGTTCATCAGTATGGACCAATAAGAGCTAAAAACTGGAAAAAACCTGAGGCCCCCAGAACAAATAATCATGTTAAGGACTTACCGACTGAATTAATCTCAGGTGCTAAGTGAGTGAATGCGTGAGGCCACATCGGCTCAGATAGGTATATACGGGTTTGGGACAGCACTTCATGAGAGCACATGTTACCGTGGCAACGTTTAATGACAAAGATGCTGCTGACACTTGCCGGTTTGGGAATTctcattttagttttatttagtttttttgtaaatgtaatAAACAATCGGCTACAGCAATGTATTGATATTAGATACTATAATTTTTACTTTTGAAAACTTAAGTATAAAGGATGTGTATTGAATAAGGTGATTATTGGCCTACACATTCTAATCATAAGTCAGAACgggctacatttggctgaattaAAAAAAGGTATAATTAGTAATATGAAGagctcttgttggtgagctgatccaaatTATCCGGTTCACTAAAAAAAGGCCGAAATTCCCATCTGGTCGCGCATTGACAGTAGCGTTGTCTTGTTGTTTACCTTCCTTATTTCCGGATTTCCTTATGGTCTCCGCGGTAAATGTCACAACGCTTTGAACTGTGGGTAATTCCCTTAGGtgaagtctgcactgatgcaGACTCACGGAAAGGGCATGCtaagtgtggactcaaaccctcaccccctttggaattcgacattgggacagccctaaagCGTTTATAATTTTGCGAGAACGCGCTGCAAAGTCCATGAGTCGggacattgggattgggccattGTCTCCAACAGTATTGGGActgtttttttatcatttctTTAGTATTCCAGAGGCTGCCTCTTTGCAGGCCGGCTGAGCAGGAAATACACTTTTTTGTCAACAAAACAGGGCTGTTATTTATCATCGGAGGGGTGGCAAGGAATTCAGGGCTCCGGTATCATCTGCATCTGTTCGGTGTGCCAACACTGGCAACATCTGGATCCCGCTGCCTCCTCGCACAATTCGCATTAGCATAAACTGCATCAATCGCTTCCCTTTCAACAAAAGAAATGATGTTATGTTTCCAAGGCTTTAGTTTGGCTATGAAGGGGAGGGTTGTACCAAAGAAGACAGTTCTTCCATCAGTGTTTTCTCATGTGGGATGTGATCAAAGTATCAGTCGGTAGAAACTATACACGCTACCTGAACCATATGTACAGTATACATTATAAAGGATTCTCTATCTATAAGGAGCCTTTGTCTGAATTTCCTTTACTTTCAATATCCACTTAGCTCAATGTAATACCTTCAGTGGCTCACC encodes the following:
- the LOC130402397 gene encoding potassium channel subfamily K member 15-like codes for the protein MCALIANYYCDFVGYGHTVPCTDAGKAFCMIYAVLGIPLTLVMFQSLGERMNTLVRSLLRHAKRLLGLREVEVSMCNMVLVGLLFCSSTLCVGAAAFSHLEGWTFFHAFYYCFITLTTIGLGDLVALQEGDALQRRAPYVTFCFMYILVGLTVIGAVLNLVVLRFLTVSAAETRAEEREQRRAERESDDAELKDSAEGETLDSGPRHLLSLPVEGGSSRTNLLPSFSTAPSSEEGAPGNTVASSTTDTAPGRGGGGLRALLSCMRCCTDTDPGSAPSRGHPFGCHSNPIFYNSISYRVEQIATSSSAFGRGGGGGAGGLYLGKRGRYTRRKSL